Within the Syntrophobacterales bacterium genome, the region TCCTTGAAAATAGTCAGCTCGAACAGCTACTCGCTTGCCGCCCTTGTTCTGGAATGCGGCGCGATCCCGATGCAGATGGGCATTGCCAAAGATCGGCGCGAGGATTTGCTCGAAAAATTCCGGGACGCGATGCGGGCCGATCTGATCATCTCCTCCGGGGGCGTCTCCGTTGGCGATTTCGACCTCGTCAAAAATGTTATGAAACAGGAGGGAAACCGGATGCAGTTCTGGCAGGTTGCGATGAAGCCGGGGAAACCGCTTGCCTTCGGCGCCCTTGAAGATGTCCCGATCATCGGCCTTCCGGGAAATCCCGTCTCCTCGATGATCTCCTTCGAACAATTCGCCCGTCCCGCCATCCTTAAAATGATGGGGCACAAAAATCTCTTTCGGAAAACAATCCAGGTGCGTTTAAACGAGGATATAAACAAGAAACCTGGCAAGCGCCATTTTATTCGAGCGATTATCGAGCAAACCGCCGACGGATACACGGCCAGAACAACCGGCGATCAGGGCTCGGGAATCCTGACCTCGATGGTCCAGGCCAATGGTCTTATCATCATGCCTCCCGAAAGCGCCAAGGCCAAAGCGGGCGAGTTCGCAACGGTTCAGCCCCTCGACAATTCGCTGCAGATGGCGGCTGATCCCGGCTATCCGCAATCTTGACTTTTCATCAGAGAAAAGGTGTGTTATAGACCGCAACGGAAGTGCTTAGGTCGCTGGTGGGCCTCCCGGACTTCAAATCCGGTGTGAGGGGCTAATACCTCCTCAGGTGGGTTCGATTCCCATGCACTTCCGCCATTTTACAAAGTTCACCAGTTTTCGTTTTTTTTCATTTTGACACATTGTGACACATTGCGTGACACAAACAAAAAAAAGGGGAGCCGAAGCCCCCCTTTTATAAGTCTAACTACTTTGATTCCTCTTTCGGTATGAAACTCACACAAGCAGGAAGTTCATGCGGAACACCGGATGCGGATGATTTGCCTTCCAGCACACCCGCTTTATCCAATGACCCGGCAACACCTGCCGCTGCCTGTCCTGCCACCGCCGCCGTTCCGTAGCCGAACGCCGTTGCCGCCGATCCGATGCCCGCTATTGCGGGGGCTGCTATTCCACCGACTATAGGCAATGCCAACGCCGCTACACTCAGAACTGTCGTCACAGGGTTCATGCTATTGTCGATTGACATACCCAGGCGATTGCTGACACCTGAAGGT harbors:
- a CDS encoding molybdopterin molybdotransferase MoeA; its protein translation is MISVEDALQNILASVAVLGMEKSDILSALGRVIGEDIYSGRNIPPKDNSAMDGYAVRSADTFGASDKKPVLLEVIEELPAGSTSQKTVGKGQAARIMTGAFIPEGADAVIPVEYTKKENDRAAIFVSVQAGRDIRFAGEDVKLGEKVIAKGEILFPAHIGMLASLGRSFVLVHQKPLIAIVSSGDELADIDEPPSLKIVSSNSYSLAALVLECGAIPMQMGIAKDRREDLLEKFRDAMRADLIISSGGVSVGDFDLVKNVMKQEGNRMQFWQVAMKPGKPLAFGALEDVPIIGLPGNPVSSMISFEQFARPAILKMMGHKNLFRKTIQVRLNEDINKKPGKRHFIRAIIEQTADGYTARTTGDQGSGILTSMVQANGLIIMPPESAKAKAGEFATVQPLDNSLQMAADPGYPQS